A single Curtobacterium sp. MCSS17_015 DNA region contains:
- a CDS encoding glutamate synthase subunit beta, translated as MADPKGFLKVQERELPPRRPVPVRLMDWKEVYEQQESGALKRQAGRCMDCGVPFCHQGCPLGNLIPEWNDLTWRGEGRQAIERLHATNNFPEFTGRLCPAPCESSCVLGINQPPVTIKQVEVSIIDEAYQNGWVTPHPPERLTGKTVAVVGSGPAGLAAAQQLTRAGHTVAVYERDDRIGGLLRYGIPDFKMEKRQIDARLAQMQAEGTRFRAGVEIGRDITWDDLKSRYDAVVVATGATVPRDLPIPGRDLSGVHFAMEYLVQQNKANAGTVVDNQISAEGKHVVVIGGGDTGADCIGTAHRQGALSVTNLAIGKQPPLERPSDQPWPMFATVFEVTSAHEEGGERQYLATTVEFLPNEAGEVRALRVAETEYVDGRRVPKAGTEREIPADLVLIAMGFTGPETDTLEPQLGLPTTVSGAVSRQADYTTNEPGVFVAGDAGRGQSLIVWAIAEGRAAAAKVDEYLEGSTILPAPVKATDRAISV; from the coding sequence GTGGCTGACCCGAAGGGCTTCCTCAAGGTCCAGGAACGTGAACTCCCGCCACGCCGGCCGGTCCCCGTCCGGCTCATGGACTGGAAAGAGGTCTACGAGCAGCAGGAGTCGGGCGCGCTCAAGCGACAGGCCGGTCGCTGCATGGACTGCGGCGTGCCGTTCTGTCACCAGGGCTGCCCGCTCGGCAACCTCATCCCCGAGTGGAACGACCTCACGTGGCGCGGCGAGGGCCGTCAGGCGATCGAGCGGCTCCACGCGACGAACAACTTCCCGGAGTTCACGGGTCGGCTCTGCCCGGCCCCGTGCGAGTCCTCGTGCGTGCTCGGCATCAACCAGCCGCCGGTGACCATCAAGCAGGTCGAGGTCTCGATCATCGACGAGGCCTACCAGAACGGGTGGGTCACCCCGCACCCGCCCGAGCGCCTCACCGGCAAGACCGTCGCGGTGGTCGGTTCCGGCCCCGCCGGGTTGGCCGCTGCGCAGCAGCTCACCCGTGCCGGCCACACGGTCGCCGTCTACGAGCGCGACGACCGCATCGGCGGGCTGCTCCGGTACGGCATCCCGGACTTCAAGATGGAGAAGCGGCAGATCGACGCCCGTCTCGCCCAGATGCAGGCCGAGGGCACCCGCTTCCGCGCCGGCGTCGAGATCGGCCGTGACATCACGTGGGACGACCTCAAGTCCCGCTACGACGCGGTCGTGGTCGCCACGGGCGCGACGGTGCCGCGCGACCTCCCGATCCCGGGGCGCGACCTGTCCGGCGTGCACTTCGCCATGGAGTACCTGGTCCAGCAGAACAAGGCGAACGCGGGCACGGTCGTCGACAACCAGATCAGCGCCGAGGGCAAGCACGTCGTCGTCATCGGCGGCGGTGACACGGGCGCCGACTGCATCGGCACCGCGCACCGCCAGGGTGCGCTGAGCGTGACGAACCTGGCGATCGGCAAGCAGCCGCCGCTGGAGCGTCCGTCGGACCAGCCGTGGCCGATGTTCGCCACGGTGTTCGAGGTCACCAGCGCGCACGAGGAGGGCGGCGAGCGGCAGTACCTCGCCACCACGGTGGAGTTCCTGCCGAACGAGGCCGGCGAGGTCCGCGCCCTCCGGGTGGCCGAGACCGAGTACGTCGACGGGCGCCGCGTCCCGAAGGCCGGCACCGAGCGGGAGATCCCGGCGGACCTCGTGCTCATCGCGATGGGCTTCACGGGCCCGGAGACCGACACGCTCGAGCCGCAGCTCGGTCTGCCGACCACCGTGTCCGGTGCCGTGTCCCGCCAGGCGGACTACACGACGAACGAGCCGGGCGTGTTCGTCGCCGGTGACGCCGGTCGTGGCCAGTCCCTCATCGTCTGGGCCATCGCCGAGGGCCGTGCAGCCGCGGCGAAGGTCGACGAGTACCTCGAGGGGTCGACGATCCTGCCGGCTCCGGTCAAGGCGACGGACCGGGCGATCTCGGTCTGA
- a CDS encoding DUF308 domain-containing protein: MDSRAVRTFRAFVIVTAVVAIVAGIVAVVWPRPTLVLVALLFGVYLVVAGAMRVFAAARGHGTSPVWRWTSGVVGALVGVAGLVTLIDPAVPLVVYAVLAGVAFLVEGVAALVGALVGHAGSSRVPSVVSGVLSLLCGVAVLLAPTLALEVFTVLAGIALVGVGSAALLLLPARAAARR; the protein is encoded by the coding sequence GTGGACTCACGTGCCGTCCGCACGTTCCGAGCGTTCGTCATCGTCACCGCCGTCGTCGCGATCGTGGCCGGCATCGTCGCCGTGGTCTGGCCGCGGCCGACGCTCGTGCTCGTCGCGCTCCTGTTCGGGGTCTACCTCGTCGTCGCCGGCGCCATGCGCGTCTTCGCCGCCGCCCGTGGGCACGGCACGTCGCCCGTCTGGCGCTGGACGTCTGGCGTGGTCGGGGCACTCGTGGGCGTCGCGGGACTCGTGACGCTCATCGACCCCGCGGTGCCGCTCGTGGTGTACGCGGTCCTGGCCGGGGTCGCGTTCCTCGTCGAGGGCGTCGCGGCGCTCGTCGGGGCACTCGTCGGACATGCGGGCTCTTCTCGCGTACCGTCCGTCGTGAGCGGCGTGCTGTCCCTGCTGTGCGGTGTCGCCGTGCTGCTCGCGCCGACGCTCGCGCTCGAGGTCTTCACCGTCCTGGCCGGCATCGCCCTCGTCGGGGTGGGGAGCGCAGCCCTGCTCCTCCTGCCCGCTCGGGCGGCCGCCCGCCGCTGA
- the pyk gene encoding pyruvate kinase, producing the protein MRRAKIVSTLGPATSDYEVVKEIIEAGVDVARLNLSHGDYSVHEANYANVRRAADELGKPVAILVDLQGPKIRLAKFADGPHELAVGDVFTITTEDVPGSKEICGTTFKGLPQDVKPGDPLLIDDGRVRLRVLDTDGVRVRTEVVVAGTVSNNKGINLPGVAVNVPALSEKDEADLRWAIRQGADLIALSFVRNAADVDRAHEIMDEEGKRLPVIAKVEKPQAVDALEEIIDAFDSIMVARGDLGVELPLEAVPIVQKRAVELSRRMAKPVIVATQMLESMISSPIPTRAETSDVANAVLDGADAVMLSGETSVGEYPVQTVRTMARIVESTEDHGLERIAPLGTKPRTLGGAITLAAVEIAEFTEASYLCVFTESGDSARRMSRLRHGLPIIAFTPNEATRRRLAMTWGVRSYLVDRKTHTDELFSQVDDVLIGEGLAVPGDRVIVTAGSPPGLEGSTNDLRVHRVGDAHAEAAPAYVRD; encoded by the coding sequence TTGAGACGCGCAAAGATCGTTTCGACGCTCGGACCTGCCACCTCGGACTACGAGGTCGTCAAGGAGATCATCGAGGCCGGGGTCGACGTGGCCCGCCTGAACCTCAGCCACGGTGACTACAGCGTGCACGAGGCCAACTACGCGAACGTCCGCCGTGCTGCCGACGAGCTCGGCAAGCCGGTCGCGATCCTCGTCGACCTGCAGGGTCCGAAGATCCGCCTGGCCAAGTTCGCCGACGGCCCGCACGAACTGGCCGTCGGTGACGTCTTCACGATCACGACCGAGGACGTCCCGGGCTCGAAGGAGATCTGCGGGACGACCTTCAAGGGCCTGCCGCAGGACGTCAAGCCGGGCGACCCGCTGCTCATCGACGACGGCCGGGTGCGTCTCCGGGTCCTCGACACCGACGGCGTGCGGGTGCGCACCGAGGTCGTCGTCGCCGGCACCGTGTCGAACAACAAGGGCATCAACCTCCCGGGGGTGGCGGTGAACGTCCCCGCACTGAGTGAGAAGGACGAGGCCGACCTCCGTTGGGCGATCCGTCAGGGCGCGGACCTCATCGCGCTCTCGTTCGTCCGCAACGCAGCCGATGTCGACCGAGCCCACGAGATCATGGACGAGGAGGGCAAGCGCCTCCCCGTGATCGCCAAGGTCGAGAAGCCGCAGGCCGTCGACGCGCTCGAGGAGATCATCGACGCCTTCGACTCGATCATGGTCGCGCGCGGTGACCTCGGCGTCGAGCTGCCGCTCGAGGCGGTCCCGATCGTGCAGAAGCGCGCGGTCGAGCTGTCCCGCCGGATGGCGAAGCCGGTCATCGTCGCGACCCAGATGCTCGAGTCGATGATCTCGTCGCCGATCCCCACGCGCGCCGAGACCTCCGACGTCGCCAACGCGGTGCTCGACGGCGCCGACGCGGTGATGCTCTCCGGTGAGACGAGCGTCGGCGAGTACCCGGTGCAGACCGTGCGCACGATGGCCCGGATCGTCGAGTCGACCGAGGACCACGGTCTCGAGCGCATCGCTCCGCTCGGCACCAAGCCGCGCACCCTCGGCGGTGCGATCACGCTGGCCGCCGTCGAGATCGCCGAGTTCACCGAGGCGTCGTACCTCTGCGTGTTCACCGAGTCCGGCGACTCCGCACGCCGCATGTCGCGCCTCCGCCACGGTCTGCCGATCATCGCGTTCACCCCGAACGAGGCCACCCGTCGTCGCCTGGCGATGACGTGGGGCGTCCGGTCGTACCTGGTGGACCGCAAGACGCACACCGACGAGCTGTTCTCGCAGGTCGACGACGTCCTCATCGGCGAGGGCCTCGCCGTCCCCGGTGACCGGGTCATCGTCACGGCCGGTTCGCCTCCCGGACTCGAGGGGTCGACGAACGACCTCCGGGTGCACCGGGTCGGGGACGCCCACGCCGAGGCCGCGCCGGCGTACGTCCGCGACTGA
- a CDS encoding VIT1/CCC1 transporter family protein translates to MGDPSLRSDTASRSRADVQRWRRYLADERAEAAVYRNLADRRTGEERAILVALAEAEGRHEQHWRDLLGDDVGRPRAGSLRTRVLAALAKRFGSVFVLALMQRAEDRSPYADDADATAQMAADERIHGEVVRGLANRGRMRLSGTFRAAVFGANDGLVSNLALIIGVSASGADRHFVLLSGIAGLLAGALSMGAGEYVSVRSQRELLDASTPHPEAQRAVADLDVDANELALVYRARGMSEDEAAAHADEVIAALLSGPATGGVPVVRSRSAVPRPAAEEPADHEAIGTGTGAALSSFCFFASGAVIPVLPYLVGLDGWAAIGVASALVGLALLGTGAVVGVLSGASPLRRALRQLGIGFGAAAVTFALGLLFGTGSA, encoded by the coding sequence ATGGGTGATCCGAGCCTCCGGTCCGACACCGCGTCGCGGTCCCGCGCCGACGTCCAGCGGTGGCGCCGGTACCTCGCCGACGAACGCGCCGAGGCCGCGGTGTACCGGAACCTGGCGGACCGCCGCACCGGCGAGGAGCGCGCCATCCTCGTGGCCCTGGCCGAGGCGGAGGGCCGTCACGAGCAGCACTGGCGAGACCTGCTCGGCGACGACGTCGGCCGTCCGCGCGCCGGCAGCCTGCGGACGCGGGTGCTCGCCGCGCTGGCGAAGCGGTTCGGGTCGGTGTTCGTCCTCGCCCTCATGCAGCGCGCCGAGGACCGCTCGCCGTACGCCGACGACGCCGACGCGACCGCGCAGATGGCCGCCGACGAGCGCATCCACGGGGAGGTCGTCCGGGGGCTCGCGAACCGCGGACGGATGCGTCTGTCCGGGACGTTCCGCGCGGCCGTCTTCGGCGCCAACGACGGGCTCGTGTCGAACCTGGCCCTCATCATCGGGGTGAGCGCTTCGGGTGCGGATCGGCACTTCGTGCTGCTCAGCGGCATCGCGGGCCTCCTGGCCGGTGCGCTGTCGATGGGGGCAGGGGAGTACGTGTCGGTCCGGTCCCAGCGGGAGCTGCTCGACGCGTCGACGCCGCACCCGGAGGCGCAGCGCGCCGTGGCGGACCTCGACGTGGACGCGAACGAGCTCGCGCTCGTCTACCGGGCACGGGGGATGTCCGAGGACGAGGCCGCCGCGCACGCCGACGAGGTCATCGCCGCCCTGCTGTCCGGACCGGCCACCGGAGGTGTGCCCGTCGTCCGGTCCCGTTCCGCGGTGCCGCGTCCGGCTGCGGAGGAGCCCGCCGACCACGAGGCGATCGGTACCGGTACGGGCGCTGCGCTCTCCAGCTTCTGCTTCTTCGCCTCCGGTGCGGTCATCCCGGTGCTGCCGTACCTCGTCGGCCTCGACGGGTGGGCCGCGATCGGCGTGGCGTCGGCCCTCGTGGGCCTGGCCCTGCTCGGCACGGGTGCCGTGGTCGGCGTCCTCAGCGGTGCGTCGCCCCTCCGTCGGGCGCTCCGACAGCTCGGCATCGGCTTCGGGGCCGCCGCCGTGACGTTCGCGCTCGGCCTGCTCTTCGGCACCGGCTCCGCCTGA